A genomic segment from Vicinamibacterales bacterium encodes:
- a CDS encoding Spy/CpxP family protein refolding chaperone yields MTKTFKISLATGLVAVAMAAGSALVMAQDGPMRRGGGPGVGGPPPGGPMDGQMRGPGGPMRGPGGPGGPMGIGPGFRELDLSDDQKAQVKSIHESHLAEFQAAGAKVGAAREGMRKLLEADTLDESAVRAKSVEVAAAEADAAILGAKVRAQTLQVLTSEQLAKLKELRASREAQPRKQRQQGKR; encoded by the coding sequence ATGACCAAGACATTCAAGATTTCCCTCGCCACCGGGCTCGTCGCGGTAGCCATGGCCGCGGGTTCGGCGCTGGTGATGGCACAGGACGGCCCGATGCGCCGAGGCGGCGGCCCTGGCGTGGGCGGCCCGCCCCCGGGCGGACCGATGGACGGACAAATGCGTGGACCGGGCGGGCCAATGCGCGGCCCCGGCGGTCCCGGCGGCCCCATGGGCATCGGGCCCGGGTTCCGTGAACTGGATCTGAGCGACGATCAGAAGGCGCAGGTCAAGTCGATCCACGAATCGCACCTGGCCGAATTCCAGGCCGCGGGTGCAAAGGTCGGCGCGGCGCGCGAGGGCATGCGCAAGCTGCTCGAAGCCGACACGCTGGACGAATCCGCGGTCCGCGCCAAGAGCGTGGAGGTGGCTGCGGCCGAGGCCGACGCGGCGATCCTGGGCGCGAAAGTCCGCGCGCAGACGCTGCAGGTGCTGACGTCGGAACAGCTGGCCAAGCTGAAGGAGCTGCGGGCATCGCGCGAAGCGCAGCCGAGAAAGCAGCGCCAGCAGGGTAAGCGCTAA
- a CDS encoding cation transporter, with protein MFVASPTNSILRLHVAGMDCADEAALIRHALNRPGVAALTFDLVGRRVDVTYDPSIVPASAILDAVAGTGLVAHSHDADDVVGDDHHDHHHDTAKWWAGASLAAFAVGWIIDGLSAETWSEAMFGHGTGAGHAHQGPAVAAYALSAVAGLAPMIPRAVVSLRYRRLDMHVLVCLSAIGAASIGQWAEAAAVAFLFALAHLMEAWSIDRARHAVAHLVGHEPGWGEDRGHESAPVERWIEKFAAVYTPVVTFAALAVVMLPPMLDGRWEVWFYRGLIFLVLACPCALVISTPVTVVAALTSAARRGVLFKGGAPLERAAQAKAFTVEALGAAGVVVQCRTADTIPLEKVDVVLTCDHPEDMEFLVGHARRAVKVIRQNVTLALATKAAFLISAFFGAAPLWLAVLADTGATVAVTLNGLRLLRAHANQ; from the coding sequence GTGTTCGTGGCCAGCCCAACCAACTCGATACTGAGACTACATGTTGCCGGGATGGACTGCGCCGACGAAGCGGCGCTCATTCGACATGCGCTGAATCGCCCGGGCGTCGCCGCGCTGACCTTCGACCTGGTCGGCCGCCGCGTTGACGTCACCTACGACCCGTCCATTGTCCCCGCGTCGGCGATTCTCGATGCGGTGGCCGGCACCGGGCTGGTCGCCCACAGCCACGACGCCGACGACGTGGTGGGCGACGACCATCACGATCATCATCACGACACCGCGAAGTGGTGGGCGGGCGCGAGCCTGGCCGCCTTTGCCGTTGGCTGGATTATCGACGGCCTGTCCGCCGAGACCTGGAGCGAAGCGATGTTCGGGCACGGCACGGGGGCCGGGCACGCGCACCAGGGCCCCGCCGTGGCGGCCTACGCGCTGTCGGCGGTCGCCGGACTGGCGCCGATGATTCCGCGCGCGGTGGTGTCGCTGCGCTACCGGCGCCTCGACATGCACGTGCTGGTGTGCCTGTCGGCGATCGGCGCGGCGTCCATTGGCCAGTGGGCCGAGGCGGCGGCCGTCGCCTTCCTGTTTGCCCTCGCCCACCTCATGGAAGCGTGGAGCATCGATCGGGCGCGGCACGCCGTGGCCCACCTGGTCGGCCACGAGCCCGGGTGGGGCGAGGACCGCGGCCACGAATCGGCGCCGGTGGAGCGCTGGATCGAGAAGTTCGCCGCCGTCTACACGCCGGTCGTGACCTTCGCGGCCCTGGCCGTCGTGATGCTGCCGCCCATGCTCGACGGCCGGTGGGAAGTGTGGTTTTACCGCGGCCTGATCTTCCTCGTGCTGGCCTGTCCCTGCGCGCTCGTGATCTCCACGCCCGTGACCGTGGTCGCCGCCCTCACCTCCGCGGCCAGGCGCGGCGTGTTGTTCAAGGGCGGCGCGCCGCTCGAGCGCGCGGCGCAAGCGAAGGCATTCACGGTGGAGGCGCTCGGCGCCGCCGGAGTCGTCGTGCAGTGCCGCACGGCCGACACCATCCCGCTCGAGAAGGTGGATGTCGTGCTGACGTGCGACCATCCCGAAGACATGGAGTTCCTGGTCGGCCACGCGCGAAGGGCGGTGAAAGTGATTCGCCAGAACGTCACGCTCGCCCTGGCCACGAAAGCAGCCTTCCTCATCTCCGCGTTCTTCGGTGCCGCGCCGCTGTGGCTGGCGGTGCTGGCGGACACCGGCGCGACGGTCGCCGTGACGCTCAACGGCCTCCGGCTGCTCAGAGCCCACGCGAACCAATAA
- the bcp gene encoding thioredoxin-dependent thiol peroxidase, translating to MALIDPGKKAPAFSLPDQAGKVHTLADYAGQPVVIYFYPKDDTPGCTKESCAFQDNLPKFKKSKAAVFGMSVLDSKSKARFATKYDLTFPLLADEDHAVMEKYGVWQEKSMYGRNYMGVARTTYLIGPDGKVVRRWDGVKVDGHAEDVLAAVQAL from the coding sequence ATGGCACTCATCGACCCCGGCAAGAAAGCTCCCGCGTTCTCCCTGCCCGACCAGGCCGGCAAGGTCCACACCCTGGCTGACTACGCCGGCCAGCCGGTGGTGATCTACTTCTACCCGAAGGACGACACGCCTGGCTGCACCAAGGAGTCGTGCGCCTTTCAGGACAACCTGCCGAAGTTCAAGAAGAGCAAGGCCGCCGTGTTCGGCATGAGCGTGCTCGACTCGAAGAGCAAGGCCAGGTTCGCGACGAAGTACGACCTCACGTTCCCGCTGCTCGCCGACGAAGACCACGCCGTGATGGAGAAGTACGGCGTGTGGCAGGAGAAGTCGATGTACGGCCGCAACTACATGGGCGTGGCGCGCACCACGTATCTCATCGGGCCCGACGGCAAGGTCGTGCGGCGATGGGACGGCGTCAAGGTCGACGGCCACGCCGAAGACGTGCTGGCGGCAGTCCAGGCCCTGTAG
- a CDS encoding gamma-glutamyltransferase, giving the protein MTRTLLLAAILLALQSAGGAQAPVGVQEPAWAPDGKRIAVSYLDRIWTMTPEGRQGKAVTAGDGSAIEREPAWSPDGRRLAYAADRGDGFDVLVVALKNGVAVGAPVAVTTLPGDERWPSWTADGRLVFAHRDARPAGRAADPSLQWDLFVVRPVQQSDSWQAPLALTETADSETYPRVSPDGSKVAFISERESEDDLDLWWMAVPPAAVARPTPLGSRPAKPVTSSIPSVGVDGRALRSFRIARVRGNEAYPSWAPDNVRMAFYAVRDGIGSVWVAAVEPPRPEGAEDPLPRPKPAAQPQLVSRKGGAPAWSPDGKTLLVSGLPDPQPVYNGNPLRSDVEAPPLFALNAAFQLWRVAAPLPVHEDGGGVTAEMAPSPAAFAAMFDRVWNTLRTLYYSAPVPAEKWASLKDQFRPRATAAKTEGDLESVIDEMVAAQPLIKPVITSNGAVVVSGHPLASAAGRLAFEKGGNVVDAMIAVSFALGVVEPEASGVGGDGSAVLYLKGMKKPTVIEYKDMTPIGATADNPRLMQDGRIVADGPAAANIPGIVAGLDYAYRTYGSGKVKWEDLVAPAIALADEGFVLDEGLPSSIAEGRRFLEKWPEAAKIYLPGGKVPKPGERFFNKDYANTLRAIQKGGADAFYRGEIAKKIAADMEENGGILTFADMAQYRAIERVPVMGSYRGHTLYAGGPPVSTGIQLFESLHVLENYVPAPGARASTDPDYLHYLVESWKVRDPLRRVADPERWPVEFEEHLTAEHARKLFAKIDANKASRYERQPPDEAPTTQSAPTPRISTGTTSFAVADAEGNMIAVTQTLSTWGGTFYVSKGLGFLYNNHLRSNRLTAGAYGSLVPLMRSSTASVPTLVFEKKANGEEVPRLAVGCAGNAWIPVSVYNIITGVIDGKLGAQAAIESPRFLPGRDPADPLENGERIEIEDRFPRSLLNNLIDRGHRFQRIGRKGEVRYGYAAAITVDVANKKVEGGAEPRRAHAAVPFDGRATSTAQ; this is encoded by the coding sequence ATGACACGTACGCTGCTGCTCGCCGCCATCCTCCTCGCCCTTCAATCCGCCGGTGGCGCGCAGGCGCCCGTCGGCGTCCAGGAGCCGGCGTGGGCGCCCGACGGCAAGCGCATCGCGGTGTCGTACCTCGATCGCATCTGGACCATGACGCCGGAAGGCCGGCAGGGGAAAGCGGTCACCGCCGGGGATGGCAGCGCGATTGAGCGCGAGCCGGCGTGGTCGCCGGACGGCCGCCGCCTGGCGTATGCCGCCGATCGCGGCGATGGCTTCGACGTCCTGGTGGTCGCGCTCAAGAACGGCGTGGCCGTTGGCGCGCCCGTCGCCGTCACCACGCTGCCCGGCGACGAGCGGTGGCCGTCGTGGACGGCGGATGGCCGGCTCGTGTTCGCGCATCGGGATGCGCGCCCGGCGGGCCGCGCCGCGGATCCCAGTCTGCAATGGGACCTGTTCGTGGTGCGTCCGGTCCAACAGTCCGACAGTTGGCAGGCGCCGCTGGCGCTCACCGAAACGGCGGACAGCGAGACCTATCCGCGCGTCTCGCCGGACGGGTCGAAGGTCGCCTTCATCTCAGAGCGGGAGTCCGAAGACGACCTCGACCTGTGGTGGATGGCGGTGCCGCCCGCCGCGGTGGCCAGGCCCACGCCGCTCGGCTCGCGCCCGGCCAAGCCGGTGACCTCGTCCATTCCCAGCGTCGGTGTCGACGGACGGGCGCTGCGATCGTTCCGCATCGCGCGCGTCCGCGGCAACGAGGCCTACCCGTCGTGGGCGCCCGACAACGTGCGCATGGCGTTCTATGCCGTGCGCGACGGCATCGGCTCGGTGTGGGTCGCCGCCGTCGAGCCGCCGCGCCCCGAGGGGGCCGAGGATCCACTGCCGCGTCCGAAGCCCGCCGCGCAGCCGCAGTTGGTGTCGCGCAAGGGCGGCGCGCCGGCGTGGTCGCCCGACGGCAAGACACTGCTCGTCTCGGGCCTGCCCGATCCGCAGCCGGTCTACAACGGCAACCCGCTTCGCAGCGACGTCGAGGCGCCGCCGCTGTTCGCGTTGAACGCCGCGTTCCAGTTGTGGCGCGTGGCCGCGCCGCTGCCCGTGCATGAAGACGGTGGCGGCGTCACCGCGGAGATGGCGCCCTCGCCGGCGGCCTTCGCCGCGATGTTCGATCGCGTCTGGAACACGCTCCGCACGCTCTACTACTCGGCGCCGGTGCCGGCGGAGAAGTGGGCGAGCCTGAAGGACCAGTTCCGCCCGCGCGCGACCGCCGCGAAGACCGAGGGTGACCTCGAGTCGGTGATCGACGAGATGGTGGCCGCGCAGCCGCTGATCAAGCCGGTCATCACCTCCAACGGCGCGGTCGTCGTGTCGGGACATCCGCTGGCGTCGGCGGCCGGGCGGCTCGCCTTCGAGAAGGGCGGCAACGTCGTGGACGCGATGATCGCCGTGTCGTTCGCGCTCGGTGTGGTCGAGCCCGAAGCCTCGGGCGTGGGCGGCGACGGTTCGGCCGTGCTCTACCTCAAGGGCATGAAGAAGCCGACCGTCATCGAATACAAGGACATGACGCCGATCGGCGCCACCGCCGACAATCCGCGGCTGATGCAGGACGGCCGCATTGTCGCCGACGGTCCGGCCGCGGCGAACATCCCCGGCATTGTCGCCGGCCTCGACTACGCCTATCGCACCTACGGCAGCGGCAAGGTGAAGTGGGAAGACCTGGTGGCGCCGGCCATCGCGCTGGCGGACGAGGGCTTCGTCCTCGATGAAGGCCTGCCGTCGAGCATTGCCGAGGGCCGCCGCTTCCTCGAGAAGTGGCCCGAGGCCGCGAAGATCTACCTGCCCGGCGGCAAGGTGCCGAAGCCGGGCGAGCGGTTCTTCAACAAGGACTACGCCAACACGCTGCGCGCCATCCAGAAGGGCGGCGCCGACGCCTTCTACCGCGGCGAGATCGCGAAGAAGATCGCCGCCGACATGGAAGAGAACGGCGGCATCCTGACCTTTGCCGACATGGCGCAGTACCGGGCCATCGAGCGCGTGCCGGTGATGGGCAGCTATCGCGGCCACACGCTCTATGCCGGCGGCCCGCCGGTGTCTACCGGCATCCAGTTGTTCGAGTCGCTGCACGTGCTCGAGAACTACGTGCCGGCGCCGGGCGCCCGCGCCTCCACGGATCCCGACTACCTGCACTACCTCGTGGAATCGTGGAAGGTGCGCGATCCGCTGCGCCGCGTGGCGGATCCCGAACGCTGGCCGGTGGAGTTCGAGGAACACCTGACCGCGGAGCACGCCAGGAAGCTGTTTGCGAAGATCGACGCGAACAAGGCGTCGCGCTACGAGCGGCAGCCGCCCGACGAGGCGCCGACCACGCAATCGGCGCCGACGCCGCGCATCAGCACCGGGACGACGTCATTTGCGGTGGCGGATGCCGAAGGCAACATGATCGCGGTCACGCAGACGCTGAGCACATGGGGCGGCACCTTCTATGTGTCCAAGGGCTTGGGCTTTCTCTATAACAACCATCTGCGATCGAACCGCCTGACGGCGGGCGCCTACGGCAGCCTGGTGCCGCTGATGCGGTCGAGCACGGCGAGCGTGCCGACGCTGGTGTTCGAGAAGAAGGCGAACGGCGAAGAAGTGCCCCGCCTGGCGGTGGGCTGCGCCGGCAACGCCTGGATTCCGGTGTCGGTCTACAACATCATCACCGGCGTGATCGACGGCAAGCTCGGCGCGCAGGCGGCGATCGAGTCGCCGCGCTTCCTGCCCGGGCGCGACCCGGCGGATCCGCTCGAGAACGGCGAGCGCATCGAGATCGAGGATCGCTTTCCGCGGAGCCTGTTGAACAACCTGATCGACCGCGGCCATCGCTTCCAGCGCATCGGCCGCAAGGGCGAGGTGCGCTACGGCTACGCCGCCGCCATCACCGTGGACGTGGCGAACAAGAAGGTGGAGGGCGGCGCGGAGCCGCGTCGCGCCCACGCCGCCGTGCCGTTTGACGGCCGCGCAACCTCGACCGCCCAGTAG
- a CDS encoding transketolase, giving the protein MQVDASLLSSLKNIATRLRIESIRATTASASGHPTTCMSSAELMAALFFADMRFDPKNPQHPEADRLIMSKGHAAPLLYAMWAEAGFIPRERLTDLRLFTSNLEGHPTPRLPFVDVATGSLGQGLGAGVGCALNARRIGSPYRTYVLMGDGETAEGAVWEAAASAHFHKLDSLCGIIDINALGQSRGTELEHDMETYRARWNAFGWHAIAIDGHDLTQVLAALKEARSTKGRPTVILARTLKGKGVSFTEGLPNWHGKALSQEQMQKAFAELEAQMVPETGSPLQIAAPPAARPEPAPGKMAPPQFKLGDLVATREAYGTGIAKLGAVDSRVVALDADVKNSTFSDKFEAAHPERFYQFFIAEQVMVGAAMGLAARGAIPFPSTFAAFLTRAADFIRMAAVGGNNIKLAGSHAGVSIGEDGPSQMALEDFAMTTAQPNFVALYPSDAVCMEKLIGEAAAHYGPVYIRTSRPKTPVIYDNSEEFPIGGLKVVRQGATDTATVIGAGVTLFEALKAHDELKAKGISIRVIDLYSVQPIDAASLIEAGRQTGRLITVEDHYISGGLGDAVARAVAPAGLTVTRLAVPEIPRSGKPDELVDKFGISARHIVNAVLNK; this is encoded by the coding sequence TTGCAGGTTGATGCTTCGCTGCTCTCGTCGCTGAAAAACATTGCCACCCGTCTTCGCATCGAGTCGATTCGAGCGACCACGGCGTCGGCCAGCGGGCATCCCACCACCTGCATGTCGTCGGCGGAGCTGATGGCGGCGTTGTTCTTCGCCGACATGCGCTTCGACCCGAAGAACCCGCAGCATCCCGAGGCCGATCGCCTGATCATGTCAAAGGGCCACGCCGCGCCGCTCCTCTACGCGATGTGGGCCGAAGCCGGCTTCATTCCGCGCGAGCGGCTGACCGACCTGCGGCTGTTCACCTCGAACCTCGAAGGCCACCCCACGCCGCGCCTGCCGTTCGTGGACGTGGCGACCGGGTCGCTCGGCCAGGGCCTGGGCGCCGGCGTCGGCTGCGCGCTGAACGCCCGCCGCATCGGCTCCCCCTACCGGACCTACGTGCTGATGGGCGACGGCGAGACCGCCGAAGGCGCCGTGTGGGAAGCCGCCGCCTCCGCGCACTTCCACAAGCTCGACTCGCTGTGCGGGATCATCGACATCAACGCGCTCGGCCAGAGCCGTGGCACCGAGCTCGAGCACGACATGGAAACCTATCGCGCGCGCTGGAACGCGTTCGGCTGGCATGCGATCGCGATCGATGGCCACGACCTGACGCAGGTGCTGGCCGCGCTGAAGGAAGCCCGCTCGACCAAGGGCCGGCCCACCGTGATCCTGGCCCGCACGCTGAAGGGCAAGGGCGTGTCGTTCACCGAAGGTCTCCCCAACTGGCACGGCAAGGCGCTCAGCCAGGAACAGATGCAGAAGGCGTTCGCCGAGCTCGAGGCCCAGATGGTGCCCGAGACCGGATCGCCCCTGCAGATTGCCGCGCCGCCCGCCGCCCGGCCGGAGCCGGCGCCCGGCAAGATGGCGCCGCCCCAGTTCAAGCTCGGCGACCTGGTCGCCACGCGTGAGGCCTACGGCACCGGCATCGCCAAGCTCGGCGCCGTGGATTCCCGCGTCGTCGCGCTCGACGCCGACGTCAAGAACTCCACCTTCAGCGACAAGTTCGAGGCGGCGCATCCCGAGCGCTTCTACCAGTTCTTCATTGCCGAGCAGGTGATGGTCGGGGCCGCCATGGGGCTTGCCGCGCGCGGCGCCATCCCGTTCCCGTCGACCTTCGCCGCGTTCCTGACCCGCGCCGCCGACTTCATCCGCATGGCCGCCGTCGGCGGCAACAACATCAAGCTGGCCGGCTCGCACGCCGGCGTCTCGATTGGCGAGGACGGGCCGTCGCAGATGGCGCTCGAAGACTTCGCCATGACCACGGCGCAGCCGAACTTCGTGGCGCTCTACCCGAGCGACGCGGTGTGCATGGAAAAGCTGATCGGCGAGGCCGCTGCCCACTACGGTCCGGTCTATATCCGCACCTCGCGTCCCAAGACGCCCGTCATCTACGACAACAGCGAGGAATTCCCGATCGGCGGCCTCAAGGTCGTGCGCCAGGGCGCCACCGACACGGCGACGGTGATCGGCGCCGGCGTCACGCTGTTCGAGGCCCTCAAGGCCCACGACGAGTTGAAGGCGAAGGGGATCTCGATTCGCGTGATCGACCTCTATTCCGTGCAGCCGATCGACGCGGCATCGTTGATTGAGGCGGGCAGGCAAACCGGCCGCCTGATCACGGTCGAGGATCACTACATCTCGGGTGGACTCGGCGACGCCGTGGCCCGGGCCGTCGCGCCCGCCGGCCTCACCGTCACGCGCCTGGCCGTGCCGGAGATCCCACGCAGCGGCAAGCCCGACGAGCTCGTGGACAAGTTCGGCATCTCGGCCCGTCACATCGTGAACGCCGTATTGAACAAATGA
- a CDS encoding DUF4149 domain-containing protein — translation MVLFRYLYILALVLWLGGTMVAGGVVAPSIFHVLETWNPVEGRVLGGQVFGEVLQRLYLVAYAMSAVMFVSLSLHRLLGARPVKYGIRISILAVMLALTLGADYYVGPRITTLQAQISGPVSALPAGDPVRGEFNRLHGLANILLSLSAVGGLALLFWEARE, via the coding sequence ATGGTCCTCTTCCGCTACCTCTACATCCTGGCCCTCGTGTTGTGGCTGGGCGGAACGATGGTGGCGGGCGGCGTCGTCGCGCCGTCGATTTTCCACGTGCTGGAAACATGGAACCCGGTCGAGGGCCGCGTGCTGGGCGGGCAGGTGTTCGGCGAAGTGTTGCAGCGGCTCTATCTGGTGGCCTACGCGATGAGCGCGGTGATGTTCGTATCGCTGTCACTGCACCGCCTGCTGGGGGCGCGGCCCGTCAAGTACGGCATCCGCATCTCGATTCTGGCCGTCATGCTGGCGCTGACGCTGGGCGCGGATTACTACGTGGGCCCGCGGATTACGACGCTTCAGGCCCAAATCTCGGGTCCGGTGTCGGCGTTGCCGGCGGGCGACCCGGTCCGCGGGGAGTTCAACCGGCTCCACGGCCTTGCCAACATCCTGCTGAGCCTGTCGGCGGTCGGCGGGCTCGCCCTCCTTTTCTGGGAAGCTCGCGAATGA
- a CDS encoding isocitrate/isopropylmalate dehydrogenase family protein, translating to MIITLIPGDGIGPEVTRAVVRVLAASGFSPEWETFSAGAAAVEEHGTTLPQALLDSITRNKIALKGPITTPVGKGFTSVNVGLRKALDLYANLRPVWNLPSVPSRYQNVDLVIVRENTEDLYAGLEHVVVPGVVESIKIITEVASTRIAEFAFQQARRRGRKLVTAVHKANIMKLSDGLFLDCARTVAARYPDIQFDDRIVDAACMHLVMHPERLDVLLLPNLYGDIVSDLCAGLVGGLGVVPAANLGFNGVGVFEAVHGSAPDIAGKDIANPTALLLSAVLMLQHLQEDAKADAIMVALKKVLASGHVTPDLGGSASTTSFADAIVQELSS from the coding sequence ATGATCATCACGCTCATCCCCGGCGACGGCATCGGTCCTGAAGTCACGCGCGCGGTGGTCCGCGTCCTGGCCGCATCGGGGTTCTCTCCGGAATGGGAGACCTTTTCCGCCGGGGCGGCGGCAGTCGAGGAGCACGGCACCACGCTGCCGCAGGCGCTGCTCGACTCCATCACCCGCAACAAGATCGCGCTGAAGGGCCCGATTACCACGCCGGTCGGCAAGGGCTTCACCAGCGTGAACGTGGGGCTGCGCAAGGCGCTCGACCTCTACGCCAACCTGCGGCCGGTCTGGAACCTGCCGTCGGTGCCGTCACGCTACCAGAACGTCGATCTCGTGATCGTCCGCGAGAACACCGAAGACCTGTATGCCGGGCTCGAACACGTCGTGGTGCCCGGCGTCGTGGAGAGCATCAAAATCATCACGGAAGTGGCGTCCACGCGCATCGCCGAGTTCGCGTTCCAGCAGGCCCGCCGCCGCGGCCGCAAGCTGGTGACCGCCGTGCACAAGGCCAACATCATGAAGCTCAGCGACGGGTTGTTCCTCGACTGCGCCCGCACCGTCGCCGCGCGCTACCCCGACATCCAGTTCGACGACCGCATCGTCGACGCCGCGTGCATGCACCTGGTGATGCATCCGGAACGGCTGGACGTGCTGCTGCTGCCGAACCTGTACGGCGACATCGTGTCGGACCTGTGCGCCGGCCTGGTCGGCGGGCTTGGTGTGGTCCCGGCTGCCAACCTCGGCTTCAACGGCGTGGGCGTGTTCGAAGCGGTCCACGGCAGCGCCCCGGACATCGCCGGCAAGGATATCGCCAACCCGACGGCGTTGTTGCTGTCAGCCGTGCTGATGCTCCAGCACCTTCAGGAAGACGCCAAGGCCGACGCGATCATGGTCGCGCTGAAGAAAGTGCTCGCCAGCGGTCACGTCACCCCTGATTTGGGAGGCAGCGCCTCGACGACGTCCTTTGCCGATGCGATCGTGCAAGAGCTATCATCTTAA
- a CDS encoding 1-acyl-sn-glycerol-3-phosphate acyltransferase, with the protein MATDTIVQAVLAREDVTRFLEGSHGLTSADARTRVMGYLDELQTTQRYELYRALEYPLYPILRKIERISEQQHFAIDAAAQGRVAYASNHRSHIDYLVEPLALDDAGIRPPIIAAGINLFGGPLGLIHKHVTGALPIRRNMKDPAYLITLKAYVSELLHKHDLFFYPEGGRSYSGELKAMKTGLFSACIDAGVPGMQLVPVAVAYDLVLEDHVIAKQRVKGRQKAFSREVAELVRYAVGYHSRSFVTFGRPIPLDGIDGESRKAVMDLARHVRGEIGLLAKVLPTAVLAAAMRPSVTRADLSDRIAAILDTLRAVGANLGVTSAEEVLALATGPLETRNIIAIEAGRYRVRERHVLRYYARSIAHLLTPPGSTH; encoded by the coding sequence GTGGCCACTGACACCATCGTCCAAGCCGTTCTCGCGCGTGAAGACGTGACGCGTTTCCTGGAAGGCAGCCATGGCCTGACCAGCGCCGACGCCCGCACGCGGGTCATGGGCTACCTGGACGAGCTGCAGACGACGCAGCGCTATGAGTTGTACCGGGCGCTCGAGTATCCGCTCTACCCCATTCTGCGGAAGATCGAGCGAATCAGCGAGCAGCAGCATTTCGCCATCGACGCGGCGGCCCAGGGCCGGGTCGCGTACGCGTCGAACCACCGCAGCCACATCGACTACCTGGTGGAACCGCTGGCGCTCGACGACGCCGGGATTCGTCCGCCGATTATCGCCGCGGGCATCAACCTGTTCGGCGGACCGCTGGGCCTGATCCACAAGCACGTGACCGGGGCGCTGCCGATCCGCCGCAACATGAAGGATCCGGCCTACCTGATTACGCTCAAGGCCTACGTCAGCGAGCTACTGCACAAGCACGACCTGTTCTTCTATCCGGAGGGCGGCCGCAGCTACAGCGGCGAGCTCAAGGCGATGAAGACCGGGCTGTTCAGCGCCTGCATCGATGCCGGCGTGCCGGGCATGCAGCTGGTGCCGGTGGCCGTGGCCTACGACCTCGTGCTCGAGGATCACGTGATCGCGAAGCAACGCGTCAAGGGCCGCCAGAAGGCCTTCAGCCGCGAGGTGGCCGAACTGGTCCGCTACGCGGTGGGCTACCACAGCCGGTCGTTCGTCACGTTTGGCCGTCCCATTCCGCTGGACGGCATCGACGGCGAATCGCGCAAGGCGGTGATGGACCTGGCCCGCCACGTGCGCGGCGAGATCGGGCTGCTCGCCAAGGTGCTGCCGACGGCGGTGCTGGCGGCGGCGATGCGGCCGTCGGTGACGCGCGCCGACCTCAGCGACCGGATTGCCGCCATTCTCGACACGCTGCGCGCCGTGGGCGCCAACCTCGGCGTGACTTCGGCGGAAGAAGTGCTGGCGCTCGCCACCGGGCCCCTCGAAACCCGCAATATCATCGCAATAGAGGCCGGCCGCTACCGGGTCCGCGAGCGCCACGTGCTCCGTTATTACGCGCGCTCGATCGCGCACTTGCTGACGCCGCCCGGTTCCACCCATTAA
- a CDS encoding proline dehydrogenase family protein codes for MLDVTSKALFHGLAQVPTLQRFASKYGMGSSHRGGFARRFIAGETIDEAIAAVADLPGKGLQLTLDYLGESVASAQAAAAAAADYAATIEKIVASGIERNISLKLTQLGLDVDRATAVDNMRRILETADAHGFFVRIDMENSPYTEATLGILETLRQQGHTNIGTVIQTCLKRSEADIRRLNGLGVRVRLVKGAYKEPKTVAYQKKSEVDAAFVDLMRLLLDEGTYPAFATHDPVMIETTKAYATSKGHAKDRFEFQMLYGIRRDLQSALVAEGYRVRVYVPFGKQWYPYFMRRLGERPANVAFVLKGIFSDRG; via the coding sequence ATGCTCGACGTCACCTCGAAGGCCCTGTTCCACGGCCTCGCGCAAGTTCCCACTCTGCAGCGGTTCGCCTCCAAGTACGGCATGGGCAGCAGCCACCGCGGCGGCTTCGCCCGCCGCTTCATTGCCGGCGAGACGATCGACGAAGCCATCGCGGCGGTGGCGGACCTGCCCGGCAAGGGCCTGCAGCTGACGCTCGACTACCTGGGCGAAAGCGTGGCGAGCGCCCAGGCCGCGGCGGCGGCCGCCGCCGACTACGCCGCGACCATCGAGAAGATCGTCGCCTCCGGCATCGAACGGAACATCTCGCTCAAGCTGACGCAACTGGGGCTCGACGTCGATCGCGCGACCGCGGTGGACAACATGCGGCGCATCCTCGAGACGGCCGACGCGCACGGGTTTTTCGTGCGCATCGACATGGAGAACTCGCCGTATACCGAGGCGACGCTGGGGATCCTCGAGACGCTGCGCCAGCAGGGCCACACCAACATCGGCACCGTGATCCAGACCTGCCTGAAGCGGTCGGAGGCCGACATTCGCCGCCTCAACGGCCTGGGTGTGCGGGTGCGGCTGGTGAAGGGCGCCTACAAGGAACCGAAGACGGTCGCCTACCAGAAGAAAAGCGAAGTGGACGCCGCGTTCGTGGACCTGATGCGGCTGTTGCTGGACGAAGGCACCTACCCCGCCTTCGCGACGCATGACCCGGTCATGATCGAGACGACCAAGGCGTATGCGACGAGCAAGGGCCACGCGAAGGACCGCTTCGAGTTCCAGATGCTCTACGGCATTCGCCGCGACCTGCAGTCGGCGCTGGTGGCCGAGGGCTACCGCGTGCGCGTCTACGTGCCCTTCGGCAAGCAGTGGTATCCGTACTTCATGCGGCGGCTCGGTGAGCGGCCGGCCAACGTGGCGTTCGTGCTGAAGGGGATCTTCAGCGACCGCGGCTAA